A section of the Castanea sativa cultivar Marrone di Chiusa Pesio chromosome 12, ASM4071231v1 genome encodes:
- the LOC142620846 gene encoding serine/threonine-protein phosphatase 7 long form homolog — MEPGIDEEPEIVRPGPEDPSLLTRQRNHRSEDIWNGEDSGSLTCRGRAKEMAKITMQDNRVIDIIKLVGLEGLFRVPSREIDHCLISALVERWRPETHTFHLPHGEMSITLEDVEVIFGLPIDGEVLVGPTTVVDGNWRQLCVELLGFGVPENDNKTLVGQRILISRLVERIAEPLPHDATEEQVHQYARCYILALLGDKIFMDKSGDRVHLMFLEFLRNLHDPPKYSWGSGCLAWLYRELCRASDKEASQIGGALQLVQYWAWARLPFLCPRIEPPPGCDYGPWPKAPLAFKWVRVPSPKSRPSGTALIHYREQLARMQPDQIIWQPYEADFGHLPDFASRGGIRGRQGCHRCVFA, encoded by the exons ATGGAGCCTGGGATCGATGAGGAGCCAGAGATTGTGCGCCCTGGTCCAGAAGATCCTTCATTGTTGACGCGACAACGAAATCATCGAtcagaggacatttggaatggcgag GACTCGGGCTCACTTACATGCCGTGGTCGCGCTAAGGAGATGGCAAAGATAACGATGCAAGATAATCGGGTGATTGATATTATCAAGTTGGTGGGGTTAGAAGGATTGTTTAGGGTCCCTtccagagagatagatcattgcctaatatcggccctagttgagcgatggcggccggagactcatacgttccatcttccacatggtgagatgtcaatcaccctagaagatgtggaggtcattttcggacttcctatagacggtgaggtcttggttgggccgactACTGTGGTGGATGGGAATTGGAGGCAACTGTGCgtggagttgcttggttttggCGTTCCGgagaatgacaacaaaactttggtggggcaaagaattctcattAGCCGCCTTGTTGAGCGCATTGCAGAGCCACTGCCTCATGATGCAACGGAGGAGCAAGTACATCAGTATGCccggtgctatattttagcaCTACTAGGGGATAAGATTTTCATGGATAAGtcgggagatagggtgcatctGATGTTCTTGGAGTTCCTACGGAACCTTCATGATCCGCCaaagtatagttggggtagtggttgcCTGGCATGGTTGTATAGAGAGTTGTGCCGGGCAAGTGATAAAGAGGCATCGCAGATTGGTGGGGCGTTGCAattggtccagtattgggcatgggcgaggttgccattcttgtgcccgaGGATAGAGCCTCCACCTGGATGCgattatggcccatggccaaaagctccacttgcatttaa gtgggtgcgggtgccaagCCCGAAGAGTAGGCCATCCGGCACGGCGTTGATCCATTATCGTGAGCAATTAGCTAGAATGCAGCCGGACCAg ATTATATGGCAGCCATATGAGGCGGACTTCGGCCACCTTCCCGACTTCGCGTCGCGAGGAGGGATACGTGGACGGCAAGGGTGCCACCggtgtgtttttgcatag
- the LOC142620003 gene encoding putative magnesium transporter NIPA6, whose protein sequence is MLVGPAITLQWLFYAPTVLVTPLGALSIIISAVLAHFLLKERLQKMGVVGCVSCIVGSVIIVIHAPQEHTPSSVQEIWILATQPAFLIYVVASLSIVLAFILHFEPRCGQTNILIYLGICSLMGSLTVVSIKAIGIAIKLTLEGVSQIAYPRTWFFFTVVVICVITQLNYLNKALDTFDAAIVSPVYYVMFTTRLSLLVP, encoded by the exons ATGCTGGTTGGACCTGCAATCACTTTGCAATGGTTATTCTATGCTCCAACAGTTCTAGTAACCCCACTTGGTGCACTGAGTATAATTATCAG TGCTGTTTTGGCTCACTTCTTGTTGAAGGAACGCCTGCAGAAGATGGGTGTTGTAGGATGTGTATCCTGCATTGTGGGATCAGTTATAATTGTAATCCATGCACCTCAAGAGCACACTCCAAGTTCTGTACAAGAAATCTGGATCTTGGCGACACAACCAG CCTTTCTAATATATGTTGTAGCTTCACTTTCAATAGTGCTGGCCTTTATTTTGCACTTTGAACCTCGCTGTGGGCAGACAAATATACTAATCTACTTGGGAATTTGTTCTTTAATGGGTTCACTTACg GTTGTAAGCATAAAGGCCATTGGAATTGCAATTAAGCTTACATTGGAGGGAGTAAGTCAAATAGCTTATCCTCGGACTTGGTTTTTTTTCACTGTAGTGGTCATCTGCGTCATTACACAATTAAATTACCTGAACAAG GCATTGGACACATTCGATGCAGCAATTGTTTCTCCAGTATATTATGTAATGTTCACAACTCGACTATCATTGCTAGTGCCATAA
- the LOC142620848 gene encoding ubiquitin-like modifier-activating enzyme atg7 — MDIIIWDDIHTGKAVEDSAVLSRFLLVSFADLKKWTFHYRFAFPAPVLDPPATLVDLKRASRKIVSVACNEWRNSSLTADVPFFLVCIDPNSLATVKHIKDWETCQSDGNKDGGIINVYQMQWGGNKAKGGKSPGVLALLNPWIQLGWPYLLQI; from the exons ATGGATATAATT ATTTGGGATGACATTCATACCGGAAAAGCCGTGGAGGATAGTGCCGTACTTTCAAGGTTCCTTCTTGTCTCATTTGCAGACTTGAAAAAATGGACGTTTCACTACCGGTTTGCTTTCCCCGCTCCGGTGCTTGATCCTCCGGCAACCTTGGTTGATTTAAAGCGAGCTTCACG CAAAATCGTTTCAGTGGCTTGTAATGAGTGGCGAAACTCAAGCTTAACAGCCG ATGTGCCCTTCTTTTTGGTCTGTATTGATCCAAATTCACTAGCTACGGTTAAGCATATAAAGGATTGGGAAACCTGCCAAAGTGATGGTAACAAG GATGGAGGGATCATCAATGTTTACCAAATGCAGTGGGGTGGGAACAAAGCAAAGGGAGGCAAGTCTCCAGGTGTATTAGCCTTGCTAAATCCATGGATCCAACTAG GTTGGCCATATCTGCTGCAGATTTGA
- the LOC142620849 gene encoding ubiquitin-like modifier-activating enzyme atg7 → MRWRALPSLNLNALSSMKCLLLGAGTLGCQVARMLMVRAKIVYDYRIRFYLSGDKIICLLRAWGVRKITLVDNGRVAMSNPLRRSLYTLDDCLNGGEYKATRSQKSRLDISTVDAEGVVMAIPMPGHPVPSQEEDNVLEDCRRPHDLVDSHDAVFLLTDTRESRWLPTLLCANTNKITITAALGFDSFLVMRHGAGPFSFNDERREIGLLLRKGDVVAPIDVIF, encoded by the exons ATGAGATGGCGTGCTTTGCCATCTTTGAATTTAAATGCCTTGTCATCTATGAAGTGTCTTCTACTAGGAGCAGGTACACTTGGATGTCAGGTTGCTCGCATGCTTATGGTAAGAGCTAAAATAGTTTATGATTACCGTATCCGATTCTATCTATCCGGTGATAAAATAATATGCTTATTACGGGCTTGGGGTGTCCGGAAAATTACACTGGTTGACAATGGCAGGGTTGCTATGTCGAATCCATTGAGGCGGTCCCTATATACATTGGATGACTGCCTCAATGGTGGGGAATATAAAGCTACAAGAAGTCAAAAGTCTCGGTTGGATATTTCCACTGTG gATGCAGAAGGTGTTGTGATGGCTATACCAATGCCCGGGCATCCCGTGCCTAGCCAAGAGGAGGATAATGTGCTTGAAGATTGTAGGCGCCCGCATGATTTGGTTGATTCTCATGATGCCGTTTTCTTGTTGACCGATACAAGGGAAAGCCGGTGGCTACCAACACTTCTTTGTGCCAATACTAACAAG ATTACCATAACTGCAGCTCTAGGATTTGATAGCTTCTTGGTTATGCGCCATGGAGCTGGTCCCTTTAGCTTTAATGATGAAAGGCGAGAGATTGGGCTGTTACTTCGCAAAGGTGATGTGGTTGCGCCAATTGATGTAATATTCTAG